A portion of the Nitrospira sp. genome contains these proteins:
- a CDS encoding phosphate-starvation-inducible PsiE family protein → MQDRKAVMNRWCGVMEWLDRLGYMTAGFSLLVLGMLLFAHAWYVFATRAGQIGLLPSGLKLLNDILLVIILLELFRTVIRFLQTEVLDLEPYLAVGIIACTRRVLTASAELSHLPSMNENQFYQYLMDVGLNVMVIMVLVVGVFLVRKVPAQPHTISP, encoded by the coding sequence ATGCAGGATCGCAAAGCAGTCATGAACCGCTGGTGTGGGGTGATGGAATGGCTGGACCGGCTCGGCTATATGACAGCCGGATTCAGTCTTCTGGTTTTGGGCATGCTCTTGTTCGCCCATGCCTGGTACGTGTTCGCCACCAGAGCCGGTCAGATCGGGCTCTTGCCGTCCGGTCTCAAGCTGTTGAACGATATCTTGCTCGTGATCATTTTGCTCGAGTTGTTTCGCACGGTGATCCGTTTCCTCCAGACTGAGGTGCTCGATCTTGAACCCTATCTGGCCGTCGGCATCATCGCCTGCACGCGACGTGTGTTGACCGCCAGCGCAGAGCTGTCCCATCTCCCGTCGATGAATGAAAATCAATTCTATCAGTACCTCATGGATGTGGGGCTGAACGTGATGGTGATCATGGTGCTGGTGGTCGGCGTCTTTCTGGTCCGTAAGGTCCCCGCACAACCTCATACGATCTCGCCGTAG
- a CDS encoding PilZ domain-containing protein: MKFPVTMTPGHDGTTLEIDTNQELIALHEKHGELLGTMTWQEIIERIVATNDAHRFAHARAHARAPLAVKVRYTTPEGKQYDSLTGGIGGGGLFIESSTPLAPGTELAVEFTLPDRPWAKHKAKAKVAWTRNKPERFLLFPGMGVQFTAIDDQARKELVELVAALNRSRVM, translated from the coding sequence ATGAAATTTCCGGTCACGATGACACCGGGGCATGATGGGACAACCCTCGAGATCGACACCAATCAAGAGCTGATTGCGCTGCATGAGAAGCACGGCGAACTACTCGGCACCATGACATGGCAGGAAATCATCGAACGAATTGTGGCCACCAACGACGCCCATCGGTTTGCTCATGCCCGCGCTCACGCGCGGGCTCCGCTTGCCGTCAAGGTCCGCTATACGACGCCGGAGGGAAAGCAATACGACAGTCTGACGGGCGGCATCGGTGGAGGAGGGTTGTTTATTGAAAGCAGCACGCCTCTGGCGCCGGGAACTGAATTGGCCGTTGAATTCACCCTGCCGGACCGCCCGTGGGCCAAGCACAAGGCCAAAGCCAAAGTCGCCTGGACCAGGAACAAACCCGAGCGCTTCCTGCTCTTTCCCGGGATGGGGGTTCAATTCACCGCTATCGACGATCAGGCTCGGAAGGAGTTGGTCGAATTGGTGGCCGCCCTGAATCGCTCGCGTGTTATGTAG
- the nagZ gene encoding beta-N-acetylhexosaminidase — MTIREKVGQLFMIGFMGTSVTPELAGFLKTYKPGGVILFSRNLESIGQIVELTNDLQRCNPKSPLVISIDQEGGRVSRLPAGFTIFPPCEVLGRCNSAELTYAAAATIAKELRAVGINMNMAPVLDVNSNPNNPIIGDRAFGATSDLVSESGILTVAGLQDNLVVACGKHFPGHGDTVTDSHKELPVVEASRERLDTMELVPFRRAVATGVAAMMTAHVLYKALDPQCPATLSPFIVTQLLRDQFGYDGVVLTDDLEMRAIVDHYGIADAAVRAIQAGCDVLLICKDRGREVEAFEAIEQSVAAGDITMERLDQSVARIQRLKQRYVLPYRPASISDARLVVGCRTHRALLQSVYQTGARMAKASIPQTL; from the coding sequence ATGACGATTCGCGAAAAGGTCGGCCAGCTGTTCATGATCGGTTTCATGGGCACGTCCGTGACGCCCGAGCTCGCGGGCTTTCTGAAAACCTACAAACCGGGCGGCGTCATTCTCTTCTCGCGGAATCTGGAGTCCATCGGCCAGATCGTGGAATTGACTAACGATCTGCAGCGATGCAACCCAAAGTCGCCCCTCGTGATCTCGATCGACCAGGAAGGCGGCCGCGTCTCGCGATTGCCGGCCGGTTTCACGATTTTTCCTCCTTGCGAGGTGCTGGGCCGGTGCAACTCCGCCGAGTTGACCTATGCGGCTGCCGCAACCATCGCGAAGGAGCTGCGGGCCGTTGGAATCAACATGAACATGGCACCCGTACTTGATGTGAACAGTAACCCGAACAATCCGATCATCGGCGACCGAGCGTTTGGGGCGACATCAGACCTCGTCAGCGAATCGGGCATCCTCACGGTCGCCGGGCTGCAGGACAACCTGGTGGTGGCCTGCGGGAAGCACTTCCCAGGTCATGGCGATACCGTGACAGATTCCCATAAGGAGCTTCCAGTGGTGGAGGCCTCTCGGGAACGGCTCGACACGATGGAGTTGGTGCCGTTTCGGCGTGCGGTCGCCACTGGTGTGGCCGCGATGATGACCGCGCATGTCCTCTACAAGGCGCTGGACCCGCAGTGCCCCGCGACGCTGTCTCCGTTCATCGTCACGCAGCTGCTGCGGGATCAATTCGGATATGACGGCGTCGTACTCACAGATGATCTGGAGATGCGCGCGATCGTCGACCACTATGGAATCGCCGATGCCGCCGTCCGCGCCATCCAGGCCGGTTGCGACGTGCTCCTGATCTGCAAAGATCGGGGGCGTGAAGTGGAGGCATTTGAGGCGATCGAACAGTCTGTGGCGGCTGGCGACATCACGATGGAGCGTCTGGATCAGTCCGTGGCGAGAATTCAACGGTTGAAGCAGCGCTATGTGCTCCCCTACAGGCCGGCATCGATTTCCGACGCAAGGCTCGTCGTCGGTTGCCGGACCCACCGAGCGCTCTTGCAGAGCGTGTATCAGACAGGGGCCAGAATGGCCAAGGCGTCGATTCCGCAGACTCTTTAA
- a CDS encoding M24 family metallopeptidase, with translation MTDQPHLDRVRAVQLALKEAGGIDGWLFYDFRGSDPLSYRILLLDVAMHVTRRWYYWIPTEGTPQKLLHRIEPYVLDPLPGESHLYVSWTQQHELLSQILEGRRRVVMQYSPMNAVPYVSRVDAGTVELVESLGVEIVSSGDLTQIFEAVWTDAQLESHQYAAEALRRIVDEAFAHVGEMVGGGRVLTEYGLQQFILGRIRDAGMTTSSAPIAAVGAHSADPHYGPPPSGSTDIRRDDLVLIDLWAKRARAGSVYADITWTAFAGRTVPDKHRAVFNLVKEGRDAALNFVRGQLAAGIRPFGWEVDNACRRVIEAGGYGPQFLHRTGHSIGEEVHGNGANIDGLETQETRRLIPRTCFSIEPGIYLPGEFGIRSELDVYLSESNALVFGLPLQEALAPLL, from the coding sequence GTGACCGATCAGCCTCACCTGGACCGTGTGCGAGCCGTTCAACTGGCACTGAAAGAGGCCGGAGGCATCGACGGCTGGCTGTTCTACGACTTCCGAGGGAGCGATCCGCTGAGCTACCGCATCCTGTTGCTTGACGTTGCCATGCACGTCACCAGGCGGTGGTATTACTGGATTCCGACCGAAGGAACCCCGCAAAAGCTGTTGCACCGTATCGAGCCGTACGTGTTGGATCCGTTGCCCGGCGAGTCCCACCTGTATGTGTCTTGGACTCAACAGCATGAATTACTCTCGCAGATATTGGAGGGGCGGCGCCGAGTCGTGATGCAGTATTCTCCCATGAACGCCGTGCCATATGTGTCGCGGGTCGATGCGGGAACCGTCGAACTCGTCGAGAGCCTCGGAGTCGAGATCGTCAGTTCGGGCGATCTGACTCAAATCTTTGAAGCGGTCTGGACCGATGCGCAACTGGAGTCTCACCAGTATGCGGCCGAGGCGCTGAGACGGATCGTGGACGAAGCCTTTGCGCACGTCGGAGAAATGGTGGGCGGCGGAAGGGTCCTGACAGAATACGGCTTGCAGCAATTCATTCTTGGTCGGATCCGGGACGCAGGGATGACGACTTCGAGTGCGCCGATTGCCGCCGTCGGCGCGCACAGTGCCGATCCGCATTACGGACCCCCGCCGTCCGGATCCACCGACATCAGGCGGGATGATCTGGTCCTGATCGATCTCTGGGCCAAACGCGCGAGGGCCGGTTCGGTCTACGCGGATATCACATGGACCGCGTTTGCCGGACGGACCGTTCCCGATAAGCACCGCGCAGTATTCAATCTCGTCAAGGAGGGCCGGGATGCAGCATTGAATTTCGTGCGTGGGCAACTGGCGGCAGGAATCCGTCCATTCGGATGGGAGGTCGATAATGCCTGCCGGCGCGTCATTGAGGCGGGTGGCTACGGCCCCCAGTTCCTTCACCGCACCGGCCATTCGATCGGCGAGGAGGTGCATGGCAACGGCGCTAATATCGACGGCCTCGAGACGCAAGAGACACGTAGACTCATCCCGCGCACGTGTTTTTCCATCGAGCCCGGGATCTATCTGCCGGGCGAATTCGGCATCAGGAGCGAACTCGATGTCTATCTGTCCGAAAGCAACGCGCTGGTCTTCGGACTTCCGCTTCAGGAAGCGTTGGCACCGCTGTTGTGA
- the queE gene encoding 7-carboxy-7-deazaguanine synthase QueE, with protein sequence MSDLQNGTFGMRITEIFHSIQGESTYAGQPCVFVRLTGCPLRCTWCDTAYAFHGGEEMSVADVLTTVKSYGCRLVEITGGEPLAQSQALQLIESLCEADYTVLIETSGAIDTSPVDRRAHVILDVKCPGSGMTERMWWQNLTRLSAKDEVKFVIAGRHDYDWAVGIIERYGLAGLCPVLMSPVFESLEPRQLAEWILTDRLPVRFQLQLHKFIWAPDARGV encoded by the coding sequence GTGAGCGATCTCCAGAACGGAACGTTCGGCATGCGAATCACCGAGATCTTCCACAGTATCCAAGGGGAATCCACCTACGCAGGGCAGCCCTGCGTCTTTGTACGGCTGACCGGCTGTCCCCTCCGTTGCACGTGGTGCGACACGGCATACGCATTTCATGGAGGAGAAGAGATGTCCGTTGCCGACGTGTTGACCACCGTCAAGTCATACGGGTGCAGACTCGTCGAAATCACCGGGGGAGAGCCTCTGGCGCAATCCCAAGCCCTCCAGCTTATCGAGTCATTGTGTGAGGCGGACTACACGGTGCTGATTGAAACCAGCGGCGCCATCGATACTTCGCCGGTTGACCGCCGTGCGCACGTGATCCTCGATGTGAAGTGTCCGGGAAGCGGGATGACGGAACGGATGTGGTGGCAGAACCTGACGCGGTTGAGCGCAAAGGACGAAGTCAAATTCGTGATCGCCGGCCGGCACGACTACGACTGGGCGGTCGGGATCATCGAGCGGTATGGTCTGGCAGGATTGTGCCCGGTGCTCATGAGTCCGGTCTTCGAGAGCCTTGAACCACGACAGCTCGCTGAATGGATCTTGACGGACCGGTTGCCGGTTCGGTTCCAGCTGCAACTCCACAAGTTCATTTGGGCACCGGACGCGCGCGGCGTCTAA
- a CDS encoding HAD-IB family hydrolase, with protein sequence MPPAHMLSRSRTGTQVAAFFDLDNTLLPGEATEVRFFRSLWRWKVVGWPELRTSAGWLLRHLPAPSLQPLREHKLYLTGKPTQVIGPLGEEFCREEICPVVVVAGMRRMEEHRRAGHRIVLITGSLDFLVQPIAEVLRIDRSIAAVPEQVEGLYTGRLVAALPYGEEKRAVIQRLAAELDVDLGSCFADGDSAGDLEILRAVGHPTVVNPICGMGTVAVQHHWPIVRWR encoded by the coding sequence ATGCCGCCCGCTCATATGCTTTCCCGATCTCGGACCGGGACTCAGGTCGCCGCGTTTTTTGATTTGGACAACACCTTGCTGCCTGGCGAGGCCACCGAGGTGCGATTCTTCCGGTCCCTCTGGAGGTGGAAGGTCGTCGGGTGGCCGGAATTGAGGACCAGCGCAGGATGGCTCCTCCGGCATTTGCCCGCGCCGTCGCTCCAGCCTCTCCGGGAGCACAAGTTGTATCTCACCGGTAAACCGACCCAAGTGATTGGGCCGCTGGGAGAGGAGTTCTGTCGCGAGGAGATCTGCCCCGTCGTGGTGGTCGCTGGGATGAGGCGGATGGAAGAACATCGTCGCGCCGGGCACCGGATCGTTCTCATCACCGGCTCGCTGGATTTCCTCGTTCAACCCATTGCGGAGGTGCTCCGCATCGATCGATCTATTGCGGCAGTACCTGAGCAGGTCGAAGGACTCTATACGGGCCGATTGGTGGCTGCCCTGCCCTACGGCGAAGAGAAGCGAGCAGTCATTCAAAGGCTGGCTGCCGAGTTGGATGTCGACTTAGGGTCCTGCTTCGCCGATGGCGATAGTGCGGGAGATCTTGAGATACTCAGAGCGGTCGGCCATCCGACGGTCGTTAACCCCATCTGCGGGATGGGCACGGTCGCCGTGCAACATCACTGGCCGATCGTGCGCTGGCGGTAG
- a CDS encoding HEAT repeat domain-containing protein, translated as MGLLWSPGCVRETPPSRDEAVTVLLALLRDCSADTRETAAEALGKIGDQTAALPVADLLSDESATVRRAAARAVGRLGASSRDNVIPRLLGALADPQESVRQAAILAIGELEPPVGSLRSMADLLVSPDVELRRAALSALVDVDVTPWLSILEAVLRDDPDPQVRQRAVAVLGEMNTPAVMARVREQLTRDPDPSVRAEAAYRLRMTGDEATRQALDQAARTDRNRTVRRWAEREPT; from the coding sequence GTGGGTCTCTTGTGGTCCCCCGGATGCGTTCGAGAAACACCGCCGTCGCGGGATGAGGCCGTAACCGTCCTTCTGGCTCTTCTCCGTGATTGCAGTGCGGATACCCGGGAGACGGCTGCAGAAGCCTTGGGGAAGATCGGAGACCAAACCGCCGCCTTGCCCGTAGCCGACCTTCTGAGCGACGAGTCCGCGACCGTCCGACGTGCCGCGGCCCGAGCAGTCGGTCGGCTTGGGGCATCGTCCCGGGATAATGTGATTCCCCGGCTGCTGGGCGCCTTGGCCGATCCGCAGGAATCGGTGCGACAGGCAGCAATCCTGGCGATCGGTGAACTGGAACCGCCGGTCGGGTCGCTCCGCTCCATGGCGGATCTCCTGGTTTCACCTGATGTCGAGCTTAGAAGAGCGGCGCTGTCGGCGCTGGTCGACGTCGATGTCACGCCATGGCTGAGCATCCTCGAAGCGGTGCTGCGGGATGATCCGGATCCCCAGGTGCGTCAAAGAGCGGTCGCCGTTCTGGGGGAGATGAATACGCCGGCGGTGATGGCTCGGGTACGAGAACAGTTGACAAGAGATCCTGATCCAAGCGTCCGCGCGGAAGCAGCCTATCGACTGCGAATGACCGGGGATGAGGCCACGCGACAGGCGCTCGACCAAGCGGCGAGAACGGATAGGAATCGGACTGTGCGTCGGTGGGCGGAACGCGAGCCTACATAA
- a CDS encoding amino acid permease — MIRSLFRTKPIQQILADADHPTHRLKKTLTAWDLTCLGIGAIIGTGIFVLIGTAIVGDDHRPGAGPGIILSFVLSGLTCALAALCYAEMSAMIPVAGSAYTFSYATLGEMLAWLTGWNLILEYGVACVAVAIGWSGYFNNLLRLAGIELPHWATHPPGGSEGGVANLPAAIIVLLVTVVLVVGIKESARMTGIVVVIKLAVILFFIGIGSTSLNSSNWSPFMPQGFAGVGVAAAIVFFAYIGFDAVSTAAEEAKNPKRDVPIGIIGSLTVCTILYIAVATVLTGLVPVSRIDIHAPVAEALQLVGFKWGAAVVAIGAVAGITSVLVVMMLGQIRVFFAMSRDRLLGPWLSAVHPRFGTPHRATILTGIAVAVLSALIPIGEAADMTNIGTFFAFVLVCVGVIVLRYTNPDYPRPFRLPFMPIVPVAATLACLWLMWQLPGLTWIRFGVWTVIGILIYLGYGLKQSRLATLEPHAQLVYPEKQP; from the coding sequence GTGATACGCAGCCTCTTTCGGACCAAGCCGATTCAACAGATTCTGGCAGACGCCGATCATCCCACCCATCGACTGAAGAAAACCCTGACAGCCTGGGACCTCACCTGCCTGGGCATCGGTGCGATCATCGGAACCGGCATCTTCGTCCTGATCGGCACCGCGATTGTCGGAGATGACCACAGGCCTGGAGCGGGACCGGGGATCATCCTCTCCTTTGTCCTATCCGGACTGACCTGTGCGCTGGCCGCCCTGTGCTATGCCGAAATGTCGGCCATGATTCCCGTAGCCGGGAGCGCCTACACATTTTCCTACGCGACGCTCGGAGAAATGCTCGCCTGGCTGACGGGATGGAATCTGATCCTCGAGTATGGGGTCGCCTGCGTGGCGGTCGCCATCGGTTGGTCCGGCTATTTCAACAATCTGCTCCGGCTGGCCGGCATTGAACTCCCCCATTGGGCGACCCATCCGCCAGGTGGTTCCGAGGGGGGTGTCGCCAACCTTCCCGCTGCCATCATCGTGCTCCTCGTAACCGTCGTCCTCGTCGTTGGCATCAAGGAAAGCGCGCGAATGACCGGCATTGTCGTCGTGATCAAACTAGCCGTCATTCTGTTCTTCATTGGGATTGGAAGTACCTCGTTGAATTCAAGCAACTGGTCTCCGTTCATGCCGCAGGGGTTTGCCGGTGTGGGAGTGGCCGCCGCCATCGTCTTCTTCGCGTATATCGGATTCGATGCCGTTTCAACGGCGGCTGAGGAGGCTAAGAACCCTAAGCGCGACGTTCCTATTGGGATTATCGGATCGTTGACCGTCTGTACGATCCTCTACATCGCGGTGGCGACTGTGCTGACCGGGCTGGTTCCGGTCAGCCGGATCGACATCCACGCTCCGGTGGCGGAGGCGTTGCAGCTCGTCGGATTCAAGTGGGGGGCCGCGGTCGTGGCGATCGGCGCCGTAGCCGGGATCACCAGCGTTCTTGTCGTCATGATGCTCGGACAGATTCGGGTATTCTTCGCGATGTCGCGCGATCGACTGCTCGGTCCGTGGCTATCCGCCGTCCATCCTCGTTTCGGCACGCCGCATAGAGCCACGATCCTGACCGGCATCGCCGTGGCGGTCCTTTCGGCGCTGATTCCCATCGGAGAGGCCGCGGATATGACCAACATCGGAACGTTCTTCGCGTTCGTCCTCGTCTGCGTCGGCGTCATCGTGCTGCGCTACACCAACCCGGACTATCCCAGACCGTTTAGGCTTCCGTTCATGCCAATCGTCCCGGTAGCCGCCACATTGGCCTGTCTCTGGCTGATGTGGCAGCTGCCCGGACTGACATGGATTCGCTTCGGCGTCTGGACGGTCATCGGTATCCTGATCTATCTCGGGTATGGACTCAAACAGAGCAGGCTGGCAACGCTCGAGCCGCATGCGCAGCTCGTCTACCCTGAGAAGCAACCATGA
- a CDS encoding leucyl aminopeptidase produces the protein MKLMQVQINAGRPESESVEVLVLTHCEGEALAKQDAGAIDKALGGSLQGLLRSGEFEGRTGETMLFHTQGKVPARRLLLIGLGKKKSLTLDTLRQAMGHAAKRARQAKVDAFTVCYPTATPKGHSAVEITQAMTEGAVLGGYQFMTYRTEDTDARDIGFMTLLVPQKSQVRQSAEGVRRGLATAEATMFVRDLCNHPSNVMTPTRIADEAKAIAKQEHLTLKMLEQKDMKQLGMGALLGVARGSHEPPKFLILEYNRARKKDERPVVFVGKTITFDTGGISLKPAENMEHMKADMTGGAEVLAAVRAAARLKLPLRLISILPVAENMPGGRAMKPGDIVKTLSGKTVEVQNTDAEGRLILSDALFYAQRYNPAALVDIATLTGACVVALGQFAIGMFGTDARLKEQVRKSGLTSGERVWEMPLWEEYFEQLRSDVADMRNIGGRGGGMITAALFLSKFVGDYPWVHLDIASTDWSERERAYISKGPTGIGTRLLIQYLIDRSL, from the coding sequence ATGAAGCTGATGCAGGTTCAGATCAACGCGGGGCGGCCCGAGTCCGAGTCGGTCGAGGTCCTGGTCCTGACGCATTGTGAAGGGGAAGCCTTGGCCAAGCAGGATGCAGGCGCGATCGATAAGGCGCTCGGCGGCTCGCTGCAAGGTCTCCTCCGGAGCGGAGAGTTCGAGGGTCGGACGGGCGAAACGATGCTGTTTCACACGCAAGGCAAGGTGCCGGCAAGACGCCTGCTCTTGATCGGATTGGGAAAGAAAAAGTCTCTGACGCTGGACACCCTGCGACAGGCGATGGGGCACGCGGCTAAACGTGCGCGCCAAGCGAAAGTGGATGCGTTCACGGTCTGCTATCCGACGGCGACGCCCAAGGGACACTCTGCGGTGGAGATCACTCAGGCCATGACGGAAGGCGCCGTTCTCGGCGGGTATCAGTTTATGACATACCGCACCGAGGATACCGACGCAAGAGACATCGGTTTCATGACCCTGCTCGTGCCGCAAAAGAGTCAGGTGCGTCAGAGTGCCGAAGGCGTCCGCCGGGGTCTTGCTACGGCGGAGGCCACGATGTTCGTCCGCGACCTGTGCAATCATCCCTCCAACGTCATGACCCCGACGCGCATCGCCGACGAAGCCAAAGCGATCGCCAAGCAGGAGCATCTTACGCTCAAGATGCTTGAGCAGAAGGACATGAAGCAACTTGGTATGGGGGCGCTGCTGGGCGTGGCCCGGGGCAGTCACGAGCCGCCGAAATTCCTCATTCTGGAATACAATCGGGCCAGGAAAAAGGATGAGCGTCCGGTCGTGTTCGTCGGAAAGACCATCACGTTCGATACGGGAGGGATCTCGCTGAAGCCGGCCGAGAACATGGAGCACATGAAAGCGGACATGACCGGCGGCGCCGAGGTGCTGGCGGCAGTCAGGGCAGCCGCTCGCCTGAAGCTGCCGCTTCGGCTTATCAGTATTCTACCGGTGGCGGAGAACATGCCGGGAGGGCGAGCGATGAAGCCGGGCGACATCGTGAAAACGCTCTCGGGCAAGACCGTCGAAGTGCAAAATACCGACGCGGAAGGGCGGCTCATTCTCTCCGACGCGCTCTTCTATGCCCAGCGCTACAATCCCGCAGCCCTGGTCGATATCGCAACCCTCACGGGCGCCTGTGTCGTGGCTCTCGGCCAATTCGCCATCGGCATGTTCGGAACGGACGCCAGGCTGAAGGAGCAGGTGCGGAAGTCCGGCCTGACGTCGGGCGAACGCGTCTGGGAGATGCCGCTGTGGGAAGAGTATTTTGAGCAGCTGCGGAGCGATGTCGCGGACATGCGGAATATCGGAGGCCGCGGAGGAGGCATGATCACCGCCGCGCTGTTCCTAAGCAAATTCGTGGGCGACTATCCGTGGGTGCACCTCGATATTGCGAGCACCGATTGGAGCGAGCGGGAGCGGGCCTATATTTCCAAGGGTCCGACGGGCATCGGCACGAGGCTGCTGATTCAGTATCTGATCGATCGGAGTTTGTAG
- the tatA gene encoding twin-arginine translocase TatA/TatE family subunit — protein MFGTMGISELIIILAIVLIIFGAGKLPQIGEGVGKALKGFKKEVHDIPSPEATQSEQAVPPASQSDIHQVQPPASSAAASPQPKPTAPYTPGPELTPGTTAAAMYNMGPQVHSASSKAPVSAAATDVGQRPPTMEERAAAPVPMMRGQYPPLPQNAQQKPVMTKRPSAVVNKDAVARVQAQQASMKAKAAQPTGISPADMQSLGEGLGDALRTFKQAVADVRNSVDPEMRTIQAEMDAAQKELQQSIEAAKELPVVQEDPPKPA, from the coding sequence ATGTTCGGCACCATGGGTATTTCGGAATTGATCATCATCCTGGCGATCGTACTCATCATCTTTGGGGCGGGTAAGCTTCCTCAAATCGGGGAAGGCGTCGGGAAGGCCCTCAAGGGATTTAAGAAAGAGGTCCACGACATCCCCTCCCCGGAAGCGACGCAATCTGAACAGGCCGTGCCACCCGCGAGTCAATCCGACATCCACCAGGTACAACCTCCAGCGAGTTCCGCAGCGGCATCCCCTCAGCCGAAACCCACGGCGCCGTACACGCCCGGTCCGGAATTGACTCCCGGAACCACCGCGGCTGCGATGTACAACATGGGACCGCAGGTCCACTCAGCCTCCTCCAAGGCTCCCGTTTCGGCGGCTGCGACCGACGTGGGTCAACGCCCTCCTACCATGGAAGAACGGGCCGCGGCGCCCGTACCCATGATGCGGGGGCAGTACCCCCCTCTTCCCCAGAACGCGCAGCAGAAGCCTGTGATGACCAAGCGGCCGTCGGCCGTCGTGAACAAGGATGCGGTGGCTCGCGTCCAGGCGCAGCAGGCGTCGATGAAGGCGAAGGCGGCGCAACCGACCGGCATCTCCCCGGCGGATATGCAGAGCTTGGGTGAAGGCTTGGGGGATGCTTTGCGGACGTTCAAGCAAGCCGTGGCGGACGTGCGCAATTCGGTTGACCCTGAGATGCGGACCATTCAAGCCGAGATGGACGCAGCTCAGAAAGAACTGCAACAATCGATCGAAGCCGCCAAAGAACTCCCGGTCGTTCAGGAAGATCCCCCCAAACCAGCGTGA
- a CDS encoding response regulator, with protein sequence MPSILIVDDEHQIRQLIRTTFEEAGYRVAEASNGRDALEQYRLQPADVVITDILMPDQDGLECITVLRRESPSVKIIAITGGSDMIGVLGFLDVAKMLGAHSTLQKPFEMKALLDAAESALLA encoded by the coding sequence ATGCCTTCCATTCTGATCGTTGACGATGAGCACCAGATTCGCCAACTGATTCGAACGACGTTTGAAGAAGCCGGATATCGCGTCGCAGAGGCCAGCAACGGACGAGACGCGCTTGAGCAGTACCGCCTTCAACCCGCGGACGTCGTGATTACGGATATCTTAATGCCCGATCAAGATGGCTTGGAGTGCATTACCGTCTTGCGACGCGAATCGCCAAGCGTGAAGATCATCGCCATTACCGGCGGCAGCGACATGATCGGAGTCCTTGGATTTCTGGACGTCGCAAAAATGCTGGGCGCGCACAGCACGCTGCAAAAACCCTTTGAGATGAAAGCTCTACTGGACGCAGCTGAATCCGCGCTCCTTGCCTGA
- a CDS encoding gamma-glutamyl-gamma-aminobutyrate hydrolase family protein, with product MKPLIGVTPDFNAGDRKDWGGREPTYFLRARYVRAVEELGGIPIVLPLATDRDARRRLLTSIHGLLLTGSGPDLPPGLYGERQRYTFDLVSQRRSTFELEMVRMAQAADLPVLGICGGMQTMNVALGGSLFQDIASQVEEALKHRQAARATRLSHAVRVTQHSLLRRILRAATVRVNSSHHQSVRDVAPSLVASAVAPDGIVEAIESRQHHFFLGVQWHPEFLFDRHRPHRRLFEAFLRAAQRRPITR from the coding sequence ATGAAACCACTCATCGGCGTCACGCCTGATTTCAATGCCGGTGATCGAAAAGACTGGGGAGGTAGGGAGCCCACATACTTCCTGCGGGCGCGCTATGTTCGCGCCGTCGAAGAACTTGGTGGGATTCCCATCGTTCTTCCCCTTGCCACGGACCGCGATGCCCGCCGCCGCCTACTCACCAGTATTCATGGTTTACTCCTGACCGGCAGCGGTCCGGATCTCCCGCCCGGACTGTACGGGGAACGCCAACGATACACATTCGATCTCGTAAGCCAGCGACGCTCGACATTTGAACTTGAGATGGTCCGGATGGCCCAAGCCGCCGACTTGCCGGTCCTGGGCATCTGCGGGGGGATGCAGACCATGAACGTGGCATTGGGGGGCAGTCTCTTCCAGGACATTGCCTCCCAGGTGGAAGAGGCCCTCAAACATCGCCAAGCGGCACGCGCAACCCGCCTCAGCCATGCGGTACGCGTCACCCAGCACAGCCTCCTTCGTCGAATCCTCCGCGCAGCCACCGTCCGTGTCAACAGCTCTCATCATCAGTCCGTCAGAGATGTGGCCCCATCGCTCGTGGCGAGCGCCGTGGCTCCCGACGGGATCGTAGAAGCCATTGAGTCACGGCAGCACCATTTTTTTCTCGGGGTGCAGTGGCATCCGGAGTTTCTCTTCGATCGGCATCGGCCCCATCGGCGACTGTTTGAAGCGTTCTTGCGTGCTGCGCAACGGCGCCCGATAACGCGGTGA